One genomic region from Salvia hispanica cultivar TCC Black 2014 chromosome 2, UniMelb_Shisp_WGS_1.0, whole genome shotgun sequence encodes:
- the LOC125208486 gene encoding transcription factor BHLH094-like isoform X2 — protein sequence MSANVASYGLALDPMLTDQRSSDDSRKRRDKDEHCGKGGGASTSSSNGGSCNNNNTVSDERRNEGDSKRLKAVSELKVEREGNSGKVEAEREPKLEELPKQDYIHVRARRGQATDSHSLAERARREKISERMKILQDIVPGCNKVIGKALVLDEIINYIQSLQRQVEFLSMKLETVNSRGEINGYPSKDFTQQTFEAPGLAFGSQSTREYSRGSSPEWLHMQIGSGFDRTS from the exons ATGAGCGCCAATGTGGCGTCGTACGGCTTGGCTTTGGATCCGATGTTGACGGATCAGAGATCGAGTGACGATTCTCGGAAGCGGCGGGATAAAGATGAGCATTGCGGCAAGGGAGGAGGAGCTTCCACCAGCAGCAGCAATGGCGGCAGCTGCAACAACAATAACACCGTATCG GATGAAAGAAGAAACGAAGGTGATAGTAAACGGCTAAAGGCGGTGAGTGAACTTAAAGTTGAAAGGGAAGGGAATTCAGGCAAGGTGGAGGCAGAGCGAGAGCCAAAGCTGGAGGAACTTCCAAAGCAAGACTACATCCATGTTCGAGCGAGACGAGGTCAAGCTACCGATAGTCATAGCTTAGCTGAAAGA GCTAGGAGAGAAAAGATTAGTGAGAGGATGAAAATTCTTCAGGACATAGTTCCTGGTTGTAATAAG GTTATTGGCAAAGCTCTAGTGCTTGATgagataattaattacatcCAATCTTTACAACGTCAAGTTGAG TTCTTATCTATGAAGCTTGAAACAGTAAATTCAAGAGGGGAGATCAATGGATATCCTTCAAAAGAT TTCACTCAACAAACTTTTGAAGCCCCCGGCTTGGCCTTTGGTTCTCAGAGCACACGTGAATACAGTAGGGGTTCGTCACCAGAGTGGCTACACATGCAGATTGGTAGCGGCTTTGACCGAACATCATGA
- the LOC125208484 gene encoding serine/threonine-protein phosphatase PP2A-2 catalytic subunit-like isoform X1, with protein MHTEIDPFNAKMPGHGDLDRQIEQLMECKPLSEAEVKILCDQARAILVEEWNVQPVKCPVTVCGDIHGQFYDLIELFRIGGNAPDTNYLFMGDYVDRGYYSVETVTLLVALKVRYRDRITILRGNHESRQITQVYGFYDECLRKYGNANVWKFFTDLFDYLPLTALIESQVFCLHGGLSPSLDTLDNIRALDRMQEVPHEGPMCDLLWSDPDDRCGWGISPRGAGYTFGQDIAAQFNHTNGLTLISRAHQLVMEGFNWCQEKNVVTVFSAPNYCYRCGNMAAILEIGEHMEQNFLQFDPAPRQIEPDTTRKTPDYFL; from the exons ATGCACACAGAGATAGATCCATTCAAT gCGAAAATGCCGGGGCATGGGGATCTGGATAGGCAAATAGAGCAATTGATGGAGTGCAAGCCGCTATCGGAGGCAGAGGTGAAGATTTTGTGCGATCAGGCGCGGGCGATTCTGGTGGAGGAATGGAATGTGCAGCCCGTGAAATGCCCCGTCACCGTGTGCGGCGATATCCACGGACAGTTTTACGATCTGATCGAGCTGTTCCGGATTGGCGGCAATGCTCCTGATACAAATTATCTCTTCATGGGGGACTACGTCG ACCGTGGGTACTATTCGGTGGAGACGGTCACACTTTTAGTGGCCTTGAAAGTTCGCTATAGAGATAGAATCACAATCCTCAGAGGAAACCATGAAAGCCGGCAAATTACTCAAGT GTATGGATTTTATGACGAGTGCTTGAGGAAGTATGGCAATGCCAACGTTTGGAAGTTTTTCACTGacctttttgattatttgccGTTGACAGCACTTATTGAGAGTCAG GTCTTCTGTTTGCATGGAGGTCTTTCACCATCACTGGACACCTTGGATAATATTCGAGCTTTAGATCGCATGCAGGAG GTTCCACACGAAGGGCCAATGTGCGACCTTTTATGGTCTGATCCGGATGATCGTTGCGGATGGGGCATATCACCACGTGGGGCTGGCTACACCTTTGGACAGGATATAGCTGCTCAGTTCAACCACACGAATGGCCTCACCCTAATTTCGAGGGCTCACCAGCTTGTCATGGAGGGTTTTAACTGGTGTCAG GAAAAGAATGTGGTGACAGTGTTTAGCGCCCCCAACTACTGCTACCGTTGTGGAAATATGGCTGCAATACTTGAAATTGGGGAGCACATGGAGCAGAACTTCCTTCAGTTTGACCCAGCTCCACGACAAATTGAGCCCGACACAACTCGCAAGACTCCAGACTACTTCTTGTGA
- the LOC125208486 gene encoding transcription factor BHLH094-like isoform X3, with protein sequence MSANVASYGLALDPMLTDQRSSDDSRKRRDKDEHCGKGGGASTSSSNGGSCNNNNTVSDERRNEGDSKRLKAVSELKVEREGNSGKVEAEREPKLEELPKQDYIHVRARRGQATDSHSLAERARREKISERMKILQDIVPGCNKFLSMKLETVNSRGEINGYPSKDFTQQTFEAPGLAFGSQSTREYSRGSSPEWLHMQIANKRDTGMYTWFISNERVTE encoded by the exons ATGAGCGCCAATGTGGCGTCGTACGGCTTGGCTTTGGATCCGATGTTGACGGATCAGAGATCGAGTGACGATTCTCGGAAGCGGCGGGATAAAGATGAGCATTGCGGCAAGGGAGGAGGAGCTTCCACCAGCAGCAGCAATGGCGGCAGCTGCAACAACAATAACACCGTATCG GATGAAAGAAGAAACGAAGGTGATAGTAAACGGCTAAAGGCGGTGAGTGAACTTAAAGTTGAAAGGGAAGGGAATTCAGGCAAGGTGGAGGCAGAGCGAGAGCCAAAGCTGGAGGAACTTCCAAAGCAAGACTACATCCATGTTCGAGCGAGACGAGGTCAAGCTACCGATAGTCATAGCTTAGCTGAAAGA GCTAGGAGAGAAAAGATTAGTGAGAGGATGAAAATTCTTCAGGACATAGTTCCTGGTTGTAATAAG TTCTTATCTATGAAGCTTGAAACAGTAAATTCAAGAGGGGAGATCAATGGATATCCTTCAAAAGAT TTCACTCAACAAACTTTTGAAGCCCCCGGCTTGGCCTTTGGTTCTCAGAGCACACGTGAATACAGTAGGGGTTCGTCACCAGAGTGGCTACACATGCAGATTG CAAACAAGCGAGATACCGGGATGTATACATGGTTTATTTCCAACGAAAGAGTCACAGAATGA
- the LOC125208484 gene encoding serine/threonine-protein phosphatase PP2A-2 catalytic subunit-like isoform X2 yields the protein MPGHGDLDRQIEQLMECKPLSEAEVKILCDQARAILVEEWNVQPVKCPVTVCGDIHGQFYDLIELFRIGGNAPDTNYLFMGDYVDRGYYSVETVTLLVALKVRYRDRITILRGNHESRQITQVYGFYDECLRKYGNANVWKFFTDLFDYLPLTALIESQVFCLHGGLSPSLDTLDNIRALDRMQEVPHEGPMCDLLWSDPDDRCGWGISPRGAGYTFGQDIAAQFNHTNGLTLISRAHQLVMEGFNWCQEKNVVTVFSAPNYCYRCGNMAAILEIGEHMEQNFLQFDPAPRQIEPDTTRKTPDYFL from the exons ATGCCGGGGCATGGGGATCTGGATAGGCAAATAGAGCAATTGATGGAGTGCAAGCCGCTATCGGAGGCAGAGGTGAAGATTTTGTGCGATCAGGCGCGGGCGATTCTGGTGGAGGAATGGAATGTGCAGCCCGTGAAATGCCCCGTCACCGTGTGCGGCGATATCCACGGACAGTTTTACGATCTGATCGAGCTGTTCCGGATTGGCGGCAATGCTCCTGATACAAATTATCTCTTCATGGGGGACTACGTCG ACCGTGGGTACTATTCGGTGGAGACGGTCACACTTTTAGTGGCCTTGAAAGTTCGCTATAGAGATAGAATCACAATCCTCAGAGGAAACCATGAAAGCCGGCAAATTACTCAAGT GTATGGATTTTATGACGAGTGCTTGAGGAAGTATGGCAATGCCAACGTTTGGAAGTTTTTCACTGacctttttgattatttgccGTTGACAGCACTTATTGAGAGTCAG GTCTTCTGTTTGCATGGAGGTCTTTCACCATCACTGGACACCTTGGATAATATTCGAGCTTTAGATCGCATGCAGGAG GTTCCACACGAAGGGCCAATGTGCGACCTTTTATGGTCTGATCCGGATGATCGTTGCGGATGGGGCATATCACCACGTGGGGCTGGCTACACCTTTGGACAGGATATAGCTGCTCAGTTCAACCACACGAATGGCCTCACCCTAATTTCGAGGGCTCACCAGCTTGTCATGGAGGGTTTTAACTGGTGTCAG GAAAAGAATGTGGTGACAGTGTTTAGCGCCCCCAACTACTGCTACCGTTGTGGAAATATGGCTGCAATACTTGAAATTGGGGAGCACATGGAGCAGAACTTCCTTCAGTTTGACCCAGCTCCACGACAAATTGAGCCCGACACAACTCGCAAGACTCCAGACTACTTCTTGTGA
- the LOC125208479 gene encoding phospholipid-transporting ATPase 3, producing MAGWRGSRGGRDRAPSDDRVASSQTVRLGKVQPQAPGHRTVFCNDREANSLAKYKGNSVSTTKYDVFTFLPKGLFEQFRRVANLYFLMISILSCTPVSPVSPITNVLPLSLVLLVSLIKEAWEDWKRFQNDMSINNSNVEVLQDWNWVPTPWKKLQVGDIIRVNQDGFFPADLMFLASTNPDGVCYVETANLDGETNLKIRKAPERTWDFVSPDKVSEFKGEVQCEQPNNSLYTFTGNLIIDKQILPLSPNQLLLRGCSLRNTEYIVGAVIFTGHETKVMMNSMKIPSKRSTLEKKLDKLILALFTVLFCMCLLGSIGSGVFINSKYHYLRFDTSEAQFDPDHRFVVAILTFFTLITLYSPIIPISLYVSVEMIKFIQSTQFINNDLRMYHAESNTPALARTSNLNEELGQVEYIFSDKTGTLTRNLMEFFKCSIGGEVYGTGVSETEIGAAQRTGVKVDAQKRSSAASERGFNFDDARLMRGAWRNEPNPDCCKEFFRCLAICHTVLPEGDESPERIRYQAASPDEAALVVAAKNFGFFFYRRTPTMIYVRESHVDKMGKVQDVPYEILNVLEFNSTRKRQSVVCRYPDGRLVLYCKGADTVIYERLADGNPDLKRMSREHLEQFGASGLRTLCLAYKNLKPDVYESWNEKYIHAKSALRDREKKLDEVAEQIEKDLILIGCTAIEDKLQEGVPACIETLSRAGIKIWVLTGDKMETAINIAYACKLINNGMKQFVISSETEAIREVEEKGDQIELARYMKELVKNELKSCHEEAQKFLHMDSAPKLALIIDGKCLMYALDPSLRGMLLNFSLNCTAVVCCRVSPLQKAQVTSLVKKGANKITLSIGDGANDVSMIQAAHVGVGISGQEGMQAVMASDFAIAQFRFLTDLLLVHGRWSYHRICKVVTYFFYKNLTFTLTQFWFTFETGFSGQRLYDDWFQSLYNVIFTALPVIIIGLFDKDVSANLSKKYPELYKEGIRNAFFRWRVVATWAFFAIYQSLVLYYFVVASSKRAINSSGKLFGLWDVSTMAFTCVIVTVNLRLLMMCNTLTRWHHISVGGSILFWFIFVFIYSGVVLPNKEQENIYFVIFVLMSTFYFYLTLLLVPVAALFCDFVYMGAQRWFFPYDYQIIQEIHRHEADTSRIGLLEVGQSQLSPDEARSYAVMQLPGQKSRHTGFAFDSPGYESFFASQAGVYVPQKAWDVARRASMRSKPKTPRTPRTPRTPQRN from the exons ATGGCCGGGTGGAGGGGATCTAGAGGCGGACGCGACCGCGCGCCCTCCGACGACCGTGTCGCCTCGTCTCAAACTGTCCGTCTGGGGAAGGTTCAGCCACAGGCGCCGGGTCACAGGACCGTCTTCTGCAATGATCGCGAGGCCAATTCGCTCGCCAAATataag GGTAATTCTGTGTCAACAACAAAGTATGATGTATTTACCTTTTTACCAAAGGGGCTCTTTGAGCAG TTCAGAAGAGTTGCAAACCTCTATTTTCTCATGATCTCAATCTTGTCATGCACTCCTGTGAG TCCTGTAAGTCCAATTACAAATGTGCTTCCACTGTCACTGGTGCTTCTTGTGTCCCTCATAAAGGAAGCATGGGAAGATTGG AAACGTTTCCAAAATGACATGTCAATCAATAATTCCAACGTAGAAGTGTTGCAAGACTGGAATTGGGTACCTACTCCTTGGAAGAAGCTGCAGGTTGGAGATATTATCAGA GTGAATCAGGATGGATTCTTTCCTGCTGATTTAATGTTCCTTGCCAGCACAAACCCTGATGGTGTCTGCTATGTTGAG ACTGCAAATCTTGATGGAGAAACTAACTTGAAGATACGGAAGGCACCGGAAAGGACGTGGGATTTTGTGTCACCGGACAAAGTTTCTGAATTCAAAG GTGAGGTTCAATGTGAGCAACCAAATAATTCTCTGTATACCTTCACTGGAAACTTGATCATTGATAAACAAATCTTGCCTCTCAGTCCAAACCAACTTCTCTTACGT GGGTGTAGTCTCAGAAATACTGAGTACATTGTAGGTGCTGTCATTTTTACAGGACATGAGACAAAG GTTATGATGAACTCCATGAAAATCCCTTCCAAAAGAAGCACCTTAGAAAAGAAACTTGACAAGCTTATACTTGCACTATTTACTGTTCTTTTCTGCATGTGTCTTTTGGGATCCATTGGCAG TGGTGTATTCATAAACAGCAAGTATCACTATTTGAGATTTGATACATCAGAGGCACAGTTCGATCCTGACCACAGATTTGTG GTTGCTATCTTGACGTTTTTTACCCTTATAACTCTGTATTCTCCAATCATTCCAATCTCTCTGTATGTTTCTGTGGAG ATGATTAAATTTATCCAATCCACCCAATTCATCAACAATGACTTGCGCATGTACCATGCTGAGAGCAATACCCCTGCATTGGCACGTACGTCTAACTTAAATGAGGAACTTGGGCAG GTGGAGTACATCTTCTCTGACAAAACTGGGACCTTGACTCGTAACTTGATGGAGTTTTTCAAATGTTCAATTGGAGGAGAGGTATATGGTACAGGTGTCAGTGAAACAGAGATTGGAGCAGCTCAAAGAACTGGTGTTAAAGTTGAT GCTCAGAAGCGATCAAGTGCAGCAAGTGAAAGGGGTTTCAATTTTGATGATGCACGACTTATGAGAGGAGCTTGGAGGAATGAACCTAATCCCGATTGTTGCAAA gAATTCTTTAGGTGCCTAGCAATATGCCATACTGTGCTTCCAGAAGGTGATGAATCCCCTGAGAGGATTCGATATCAAGCTGCATCACCTGATGAGGCTGCTTTGGTAGTAGCTGCAAAGAATTTTGGCTTTTTCTTCTATAG ACGTACCCCCACAATGATTTATGTCCGGGAATCACACGTTGACAAGATGGGAAAGGTCCAGGATGTTCcttatgaaattttgaatgtTCTTGAGTTTAACAG TACAAGGAAGCGTCAATCTGTTGTTTGCCGATATCCTGATGGTAGACTTGTACTCTACTGCAAG GGTGCGGATACTGTGATATACGAAAGGTTGGCGGATGGTAACCCTGATTTAAAAAGAATGAGTAGAGAGCACTTAGAGCAATTTGGAGCCTCTGGGTTACGTACTCTTTGCTTGgcttataaaaatttgaagcCTGATGTATATGAAAGTTGGAATGAGAAGTATATTCACGCAAAATCTGCTCTGCGGGATAGAGAGAAGAAATTGGATGAA GTTGCAgaacaaatagaaaaagaCCTAATTTTGATTGGATGTACTGCTATTGAAGACAAGCTTCAGGAGGGAGTACCAGCGTGCATAGAGACCCTCTCTCGAGctggaattaaaatttgggTTCTAACAGGAGACAAGATGGAAACAGCAATAAATATTGCATATG CGTGCAAGTTGATAAATAATGGCATGAAGCAATTTGTAATCAGTTCAGAAACTGAGGCTATCCGAGAAGTTGAAGAAAAG GGTGATCAAATAGAGTTAGCACGCTATATGAAGGAGTTGGTGAAGAATGAGCTTAAAAGTTGTCACGAAGAAGCACAAAAATTTCTTCATATGGATTCAGCACCAAAATTGGCACTTATAATTGATGGGAAGTGTTTGATGTATGCATTGGACCCCAGTTTACGTGGAATGCTCCTAAATTTCAGCTTGAATTGCACCGCTGTAGTTTGCTGCAGAGTTTCTCCACTGCAGAAGGCACAA GTTACAAGCCTTGTTAAAAAGGGCGCAAACAAGATTACCCTTAGTATAGGTGACGGTGCTAATGATGTTAGCATGATTCAGGCTGCTCATGTTGGTGTAGGAATAAGTGGGCAGGAAGGTATGCAAGCGGTGATGGCCAGTGATTTTGCCATTGCACAGTTCCGCTTTTTAACCGATTTACTTCTGGTGCATGGTCGATGGTCTTATCATAGAATATGCAAG GTTGTGACGTACTTCTTCTACAAGAACTTAACATTCACACTCACTCAATTTTGGTTCACCTTCGAAACTGGGTTTTCTGGCCAAAGGTTATACGATGATTGGTTCCAGTCCCTCTACAATGTTATCTTCACAGCCCTACCTGTGATCATTATTGGACTTTTTGACAAG GATGTAAGCGCTAACCTTTCGAAGAAATACCCTGAGCTGTACAAGGAGGGAATTAGGAATGCATTTTTCAGATGGAGAGTCGTGGCGACATGGGCTTTCTTTGCAATCTATCAATCACTGGTTCTCTACTACTTTGTTGTTGCTTCAAGTAAACGAGCCATTAATTCGTCCGGCAAGTTATTTGGCCTGTGGGACGTTAGTACGATGGCCTTTACCTGCGTTATTGTGACTGTCAATCTGCGTCTCCTCATGATGTGCAACACACTTACGAGATGGCATCACATCAGTGTTGGAGGAAGCATATTATTTTGGTTCATATTCGTCTTCATCTACTCAGGTGTCGTCCTACCTAACAAGGAGCAG GAGAACATCTATTTTGTCATATTTGTCCTGATGAGCACCTTCTATTTCTACCTCACTCTCCTTCTCGTCCCAGTCGCTGCACTTTTCTGCGACTTCGTCTACATGGG GGCGCAGCGCTGGTTCTTCCCGTATGACTACCAGATCATTCAAGAAATCCACAGGCACGAGGCCGACACAAGCAGGATTGGATTACTCGAGGTCGGACAGAGCCAACTCTCCCCAGACGAGGCTCGTAGCTACGCTGTAATGCAACTCCCAGGACAGAAATCAAGGCACACAGGTTTCGCCTTCGATTCCCCCGGTTATGAGTCGTTCTTTGCGTCTCAAGCTGGAGTGTACGTTCCACAAAAGGCGTGGGATGTGGCTCGGAGAGCTAGCATGAGGAGCAAGCCGAAGACGCCGAGAACCCCAAGAACTCCTAGAACACCACAGAGGAATTAA
- the LOC125208486 gene encoding transcription factor BHLH094-like isoform X1 — protein MSANVASYGLALDPMLTDQRSSDDSRKRRDKDEHCGKGGGASTSSSNGGSCNNNNTVSDERRNEGDSKRLKAVSELKVEREGNSGKVEAEREPKLEELPKQDYIHVRARRGQATDSHSLAERARREKISERMKILQDIVPGCNKVIGKALVLDEIINYIQSLQRQVEFLSMKLETVNSRGEINGYPSKDFTQQTFEAPGLAFGSQSTREYSRGSSPEWLHMQIANKRDTGMYTWFISNERVTE, from the exons ATGAGCGCCAATGTGGCGTCGTACGGCTTGGCTTTGGATCCGATGTTGACGGATCAGAGATCGAGTGACGATTCTCGGAAGCGGCGGGATAAAGATGAGCATTGCGGCAAGGGAGGAGGAGCTTCCACCAGCAGCAGCAATGGCGGCAGCTGCAACAACAATAACACCGTATCG GATGAAAGAAGAAACGAAGGTGATAGTAAACGGCTAAAGGCGGTGAGTGAACTTAAAGTTGAAAGGGAAGGGAATTCAGGCAAGGTGGAGGCAGAGCGAGAGCCAAAGCTGGAGGAACTTCCAAAGCAAGACTACATCCATGTTCGAGCGAGACGAGGTCAAGCTACCGATAGTCATAGCTTAGCTGAAAGA GCTAGGAGAGAAAAGATTAGTGAGAGGATGAAAATTCTTCAGGACATAGTTCCTGGTTGTAATAAG GTTATTGGCAAAGCTCTAGTGCTTGATgagataattaattacatcCAATCTTTACAACGTCAAGTTGAG TTCTTATCTATGAAGCTTGAAACAGTAAATTCAAGAGGGGAGATCAATGGATATCCTTCAAAAGAT TTCACTCAACAAACTTTTGAAGCCCCCGGCTTGGCCTTTGGTTCTCAGAGCACACGTGAATACAGTAGGGGTTCGTCACCAGAGTGGCTACACATGCAGATTG CAAACAAGCGAGATACCGGGATGTATACATGGTTTATTTCCAACGAAAGAGTCACAGAATGA